In Astatotilapia calliptera chromosome 23, fAstCal1.2, whole genome shotgun sequence, a genomic segment contains:
- the LOC113015545 gene encoding pro-opiomelanocortin-like, with protein sequence MCPMWLLVALVVVGGAREVVSQCWEHPSCQELSSESNMMECIQLCHSDLTAETPVIPGNAHLQPAVPSDASSLSSQAKRSYSMEHFRWGKPVGRKRRPVKVYTSNGVAEESAEVFPEEMRRRELTNQLLAEEGEKAQEMVEEAEEEQQLLNGVQEKKDGSYKMKHFRWSGPPTSKRYGGFMKSWDEHSQRPLLTLFKNVINKEGQQQK encoded by the exons ATGTGTCCTATGTGGCTTTTGGTGGCATTAGTGGTAGTGGGCGGGGCCAGAGAAGTAGTCAGCCAGTGCTGGGAGCATCCGAGCTGCCAGGAGCTCAGCTCTGAGAGCAACATGATG GAGTGCATCCAGCTCTGTCACTCTGACCTCACCGCCGAGACCCCTGTCATCCCCGGCAACGCCCACCTCCAGCCCGCTGTCCCATCAGACGCCTCCTCACTTTCTTCTCAGGCCAAGCGCTCCTACTCAATGGAGCACTTCCGCTGGGGGAAGCCCGTTGGCCGAAAACGCCGCCCCGTCAAAGTGTACACCTCCAACGGCGTGGCGGAGGAGTCTGCTGAAGTTTTCCCCGAAGAGATGAGGAGACGAGAGCTTACCAATCAGCTGCTGGCAGAGGAAGGAGAGAAGGCTCAGGAGATGGTCgaggaggcggaggaggagcagcagctcctgAACGGGGTGCAGGAGAAGAAAGACGGCTCGTATAAGATGAAGCACTTCCGCTGGAGCGGCCCGCCAACCAGCAAACGCTACGGTGGCTTCATGAAGAGCTGGGACGAGCACAGCCAGAGGCCACTGCTGACGCTCTTCAAGAACGTCATCAACAAAGAAGGACAGCAGCAGAAGTGA